In Arvicola amphibius chromosome 1, mArvAmp1.2, whole genome shotgun sequence, one DNA window encodes the following:
- the Habp2 gene encoding hyaluronan-binding protein 2 — translation MLGLRVLLLIALLGKSATGFSLMSFIAPPDPDWTPEDYYSYEHSSPDEGPRVVPTSPENPDWYYADDDPCQSNPCEHGGNCIIRGDTFHCSCPAPFSGSRCQNAQNKCKDNPCVHGECLITQKPPYYRCACKYPYTGPDCSQVLPACKPNPCQNGGVCSRHRRRSRFSCACPDQYRGRFCEIGPDDCYVGDGYSYRGKVSRTVNQSPCLYWNSHLLLQENYNMFMEDAETHGIADHNFCRNPDGDHKPWCFVKVNNEKVKWEYCDVTVCPTPVTLNPDGSLLEPVVEVPGFSSCGKTETAERVVKRIYGGFKSTAGKHPWQVSLQTSLPLTTSMPQGHFCGGSLIHPCWVLTAAHCTEISTRHLKVVLGDQDLKKTESHEQTFRVEKILKYSQYNEKDDIPHNDIALLKLKPVDGHCALESKYVKTICLPNDPFPSGTECHISGWGVTETGEGSRQLLDAKVKLIANTLCNSRRLYDNTIDDSMICAGNLQRPGSDTCQGDSGGPLTCEKDGTYFVYGIVSWGQECGKKPGVYTQVTKFLNWIKNTIHKEAGF, via the exons ATGCTGGGGCTCCGTGTTCTGCTGCTAATCGCCCTGCTGGGGAAGTCAGCCACTGGG ttttcattgaTGTCCTTCATTGCGCCCCCAGACCCAG aTTGGACGCCAGAAGACTATTACAGCTACGAGCATTCCAGCCCAGATGAAGGCCCCAGAGTTGTGCCGACCTCCCCTGAGAACCCGGATTGGTACTATGCAGACGATG atCCATGCCAGTCCAACCCCTGTGAACATGGTGGGAACTGTATCATCAGAGGGGACACCTTCCACTGTAGCTGCCCAGCCCCCTTCTCAGGAAGTCGGTGTCAGAACG CCCAGAACAAGTGCAAGGACAACCCGTGTGTCCACGGCGAATGCCTCATTACCCAGAAGCCTCCGTACTACCgctgtgcctgcaaatacccctACACAGGGCCAGACTGTTCCCAGG TGCTTCCGGCATGCAAACCAAATCCCTGCCAGAATGGTGGTGTCTGCTCCCGTCACAGACGGAGGTCCAGGTTTAGCTGTGCCTGTCCAGACCAGTACAGGGGGAGATTCTGTGAAATAG GTCCGGACGACTGTTATGTCGGTGATGGCTACTCTTACCGAGGCAAAGTGAGTAGGACAGTCAACCAGAGCCCATGCCTTTACTGGAATTCCCACCTCCTCTTGCAGGAGAATTACAACATGTTTATGGAGGACGCTGAGACCCATGGGATTGCAGATCACAACTTTTGCAG aaaCCCGGATGGAGACCACAAGCCCTGGTGCTTTGTTAAGGTTAACAATGAAAAGGTGAAATGGGAATACTGTGACGTCACAGTCTGCCCCACCCCAG TTACTCTTAACCCAGACGGAAGCCTTCTGGAGCCTGTGGTGGAGGTGCCAGGATTCAGCTCCTGcgggaagacagagacagctgagcGCGTTGTCAAGCGTATCTACGGGGGCTTTAAGAGCACAGCGGGCAAGCACCCATGGCAGGTGTCCCTGCAGACCTCACTGCCGCTGACCACCTCCATGCCCCAAGGCCACTTCTGTGGGGGTTCCCTGATTCACCCCTGCTGGGTGCTCACTGCAGCCCACTGTACTGA GATAAGCACCAGGCATCTAAAAGTCGTGCTAGGGGACCAGGACCtgaagaagacagaatctcatgagCAGACCTTTAGGGTGGAAAAAATACTGAAGTACAGCCAGTACAACGAGAAAGATGATATTCCCCACAATGACATCG CTTTGCTCAAGTTAAAGCCAGTGGATGGTCACTGTGCTCTGGAATCCAAATACGTGAAGACCATATGTCTGCCCAATGACCCCTTTCCCTCGGGGACTGAGTGCCACATCTCTGGCTGGGGAGTAACGGAAACAG GGGAAGGGTCCCGCCAGCTCCTGGATGCTAAAGTCAAGCTGATTGCTAACACTTTGTGTAACTCCCGCCGACTCTATGACAACACCATCGACGACAGCATGATCTGTGCAGGGAACCTCCAGAGGCCGGGATCAGACACCTGCCAG